From a region of the Corallococcus coralloides DSM 2259 genome:
- a CDS encoding esterase/lipase family protein, with amino-acid sequence MNPFVLQYRKLKCQLKYLASYVDLDPRGNQVVRRTDFKHCQKPVLLLHGFFSTRRVLEVLEHRLRREGYCVWSIHLGGTMDRFNTHRIDELARKVQGKVDRLYERHPGMGPLTIIGHSKGGLIGTYYVKRLGGDTRVKSLITLGTPHKGTRMAYLGCATLGWFSRSMWQLTPTSRFIKDLSVGAFPRHVRLTSIYSRDDVIAPYPSSVLDVDGQPNVFNVELSGVVPHGELLTRRAVWEVIQRELALGYVDGPVAVPVAALPSPPLPVALPAAASP; translated from the coding sequence ATGAATCCGTTCGTGCTGCAGTACCGGAAGCTGAAGTGCCAGCTGAAGTACCTGGCCAGCTACGTGGATCTGGATCCACGCGGCAACCAGGTCGTGCGCCGCACGGACTTCAAGCACTGCCAGAAGCCGGTGCTCCTGTTGCACGGCTTCTTCAGCACGCGCCGCGTCCTGGAGGTGCTGGAGCACCGCCTGCGCCGCGAGGGCTACTGCGTCTGGTCCATCCACCTGGGCGGCACCATGGACCGCTTCAACACGCACCGCATCGACGAGCTGGCGCGCAAGGTCCAGGGCAAGGTGGACCGGCTCTACGAGCGTCACCCGGGCATGGGGCCGCTCACCATCATCGGCCACTCCAAGGGTGGCCTCATCGGCACGTACTACGTGAAGCGGCTGGGCGGGGACACGCGGGTGAAGAGCCTCATCACCCTGGGCACGCCGCACAAGGGCACGCGCATGGCCTACCTGGGCTGCGCGACGCTGGGCTGGTTCAGCCGCAGCATGTGGCAGCTCACCCCGACCTCGCGCTTCATCAAGGACCTGAGCGTGGGCGCCTTTCCACGCCACGTGCGGCTCACGTCCATCTACTCACGCGACGACGTCATCGCGCCCTACCCCTCCTCCGTGCTGGACGTGGACGGCCAGCCCAACGTCTTCAACGTGGAGCTGTCCGGCGTGGTGCCCCACGGCGAGCTGCTCACGCGCCGGGCCGTGTGGGAGGTCATCCAGCGCGAGCTGGCCCTGGGCTATGTTGACGGCCCCGTGGCCGTACCCGTCGCCGCGCTTCCGTCCCCTCCCCTTCCGGTGGCCCTGCCCGCCGCCGCCAGTCCCTGA
- a CDS encoding AI-2E family transporter, producing the protein MSPPVEATAPDERRKRLILLAGLWVAIAVTLFALRSVVMPFAGAALIAYLVQPLVARITRLKVAGHGVPRWVAILLIYAGFFLAVYLFFVALVPQLYREVARISREMAAFASALTPEHVQGLAQRAEAWLNTYGIPVALSDRAMEGAAGASGGFSLALDLEQMLTDAVARVTSLAKENLADIVNVSRRIVTEVLTGVFMLFFILMVAAFFSIDAQAIRRYFGTLIPAEFLPDAKTLVARIDKSLSGVVRGQVTICLVNGGLTLLGLLLFGVKFAFLLATIATLFSLIPIFGTIISSVPIVLIALADGFQKGVALLLWIIGIHALEAYFLNPKIMGEAARIHPVVVAFSLIAGEKLFGLWGALFAVPVASIAVACFDYARLKAQPPPLVAAPTQQAVAATDAAPAA; encoded by the coding sequence ATGTCGCCGCCCGTGGAAGCCACCGCCCCCGACGAACGCCGCAAGCGCCTGATCCTCCTCGCGGGGTTGTGGGTGGCCATCGCGGTGACGCTCTTCGCCCTGCGCTCGGTGGTGATGCCCTTCGCGGGCGCGGCGCTCATCGCGTACCTGGTGCAGCCGCTGGTGGCGCGCATCACGCGGCTGAAGGTGGCTGGCCACGGCGTGCCGCGCTGGGTGGCCATCCTGCTCATCTACGCGGGGTTCTTCCTCGCGGTGTATCTCTTCTTCGTCGCGCTGGTGCCGCAGCTCTACCGCGAGGTGGCGCGCATCAGCCGGGAGATGGCCGCCTTCGCCAGCGCGCTCACGCCGGAGCACGTGCAGGGGCTCGCGCAGCGCGCGGAAGCGTGGCTCAACACGTACGGCATCCCCGTGGCCCTGTCGGACCGGGCCATGGAGGGCGCGGCGGGCGCGTCCGGCGGCTTCAGCCTGGCGCTGGACCTGGAGCAGATGCTCACCGACGCGGTGGCGCGCGTGACGTCGCTCGCGAAGGAGAACCTGGCGGACATCGTCAACGTGTCGCGCCGCATCGTCACGGAGGTGCTGACCGGCGTCTTCATGCTGTTCTTCATCCTGATGGTCGCCGCGTTCTTCTCCATCGACGCGCAGGCCATCCGCCGCTACTTCGGCACGCTCATCCCCGCGGAGTTCCTGCCGGACGCGAAGACGCTGGTGGCCCGCATCGACAAGTCGCTGTCCGGCGTGGTGCGCGGACAGGTCACCATCTGCCTGGTGAACGGCGGCCTCACGCTGCTGGGCCTGCTGCTGTTCGGCGTGAAGTTCGCGTTCCTGCTGGCCACCATCGCCACGCTCTTCAGCCTCATCCCCATCTTCGGCACCATCATCAGCTCGGTGCCCATCGTCCTCATCGCGCTGGCGGACGGCTTCCAGAAGGGCGTCGCGCTCCTCTTGTGGATCATCGGCATCCACGCGCTGGAGGCGTACTTCCTCAACCCGAAGATCATGGGCGAGGCCGCGCGCATCCACCCCGTGGTGGTGGCCTTCTCCCTCATTGCGGGCGAGAAGCTCTTCGGCCTCTGGGGCGCGCTGTTCGCGGTGCCGGTGGCCTCCATCGCGGTGGCCTGCTTCGACTATGCGCGCCTCAAGGCCCAGCCGCCCCCGCTGGTGGCCGCTCCGACCCAGCAGGCGGTCGCCGCCACGGACGCCGCCCCCGCGGCCTGA
- a CDS encoding ATP-binding protein — MPPSPSPAPDYRSLFEAAPNPYLVLTPEFVIVGVTDAYLRATRTRREDILGRHIFDVFPDNPQDPQASGVTNLRASLERAVKTRSPDAMAVQKYDIPRPEGAGGGFELRYWSPLNTPVFGEDGEVRYVIHRVEDVTDFIRLKHLDEEQSRQHAELRARADEMEGEIFRRAQQIQEANQQLRVANEQLGELDRLKSEFFANVSHEFRTPLTLMLGPTEDLLAGRAGPLSDEVRKEMERVHRNAGRLLKLVNALLDLSKLEAGPQEERFAPTDLAALTKDAASSFRSAMERAGLKLTVDCPPLSQPVYVAPDLWEQIVLNLVSNAFKFTLQGGVTLRLREHGQRVALEVEDTGSGIPAHELPRLFERFHRVPGSPSRTMEGSGIGLALVQEFARLHGGAVSARSTEGEGSVFTVELPLGHAHLPPERIRTAARPRSAAREATSAYVEEALLWGSAKPKDRTQSSHHHHPASADGHAVAPAPRARILLVDDNRDMRDYIQRVLSPEYDVEVATDGQKGLEAALTRPPDLVLSDVMMPKLDGMGLLRALRAAPTTRELPILLLSAKAGEEATVQGLASGADDYLVKPFSAGELLARIASNLKLARMRGEMANERARAENLTAALRARDDFLSVAAHELRTPLAAFQLHLELVERGLGKDAPPKALERLKQARSFIRRLAMLVDVLMDVSQITSGRLKITRTDVDLGDLLVEVTRFAEEEARRDGTPLTVDVKGPVMGTFDPSRISQVVHNLVANALKFGRGRPVDVSLQPDGEVVRLSVVDHGIGIKPEDRERIFDRFERAVSTHHYGGLGLGLWVSRQVVEAHQGRIDVEDTPGGGTTFRVTLPLRDPPVDVASPLAS; from the coding sequence ATGCCCCCCAGCCCCTCACCGGCCCCGGACTACCGGAGCCTGTTCGAAGCCGCGCCCAATCCGTACCTCGTGCTGACGCCGGAGTTCGTCATCGTCGGGGTGACGGACGCGTACCTGCGCGCCACGCGGACGCGGCGCGAGGACATCCTGGGCCGCCACATCTTCGACGTCTTCCCGGACAACCCGCAGGACCCGCAGGCCAGCGGGGTGACCAACCTGCGCGCGTCGCTGGAGCGCGCGGTGAAGACGCGCAGCCCGGACGCGATGGCGGTCCAGAAGTACGACATCCCCCGGCCCGAGGGGGCCGGCGGCGGGTTCGAGCTGCGCTACTGGAGCCCGCTGAACACCCCGGTGTTCGGCGAGGACGGCGAGGTGCGCTACGTCATCCACCGCGTGGAGGACGTCACCGACTTCATCCGCCTGAAGCACCTGGACGAGGAGCAGAGCCGCCAGCACGCCGAGCTCCGCGCCCGCGCGGACGAGATGGAGGGCGAAATCTTCCGGCGCGCCCAGCAGATCCAAGAGGCCAACCAGCAGCTGCGCGTGGCGAACGAGCAGTTGGGCGAGCTGGACCGGCTCAAGTCGGAGTTCTTCGCCAACGTCAGCCACGAGTTCCGCACGCCGCTGACGCTGATGCTGGGGCCCACGGAGGACCTGCTCGCCGGGAGAGCGGGCCCGCTGTCGGATGAGGTCCGCAAGGAGATGGAGCGGGTGCACCGCAACGCCGGGCGCCTGCTCAAGCTGGTAAACGCGCTCCTGGACCTGTCGAAGCTGGAGGCGGGCCCCCAGGAGGAGCGCTTCGCGCCCACGGACCTGGCCGCGCTGACGAAGGACGCGGCGTCCAGCTTCCGCTCCGCCATGGAGCGCGCGGGCCTCAAGCTCACGGTGGACTGCCCTCCTTTGTCCCAGCCCGTCTACGTGGCGCCGGACCTGTGGGAGCAGATCGTCCTCAACCTGGTCTCCAACGCGTTCAAGTTCACGCTCCAGGGCGGCGTCACGCTGCGCCTGCGCGAGCACGGGCAGCGGGTAGCGCTGGAGGTGGAGGACACCGGCTCGGGCATCCCCGCGCACGAATTGCCCCGCCTCTTCGAGCGCTTCCACCGCGTGCCGGGCTCGCCGTCGCGCACGATGGAGGGCAGCGGCATCGGGCTCGCGCTGGTGCAGGAGTTCGCCAGGCTGCACGGCGGCGCCGTGTCCGCGCGCAGCACGGAGGGCGAGGGCAGCGTCTTCACCGTGGAGCTGCCGCTGGGCCATGCGCACCTGCCACCGGAGCGCATCCGCACCGCCGCCCGGCCGCGCTCCGCGGCGCGCGAGGCCACGTCGGCCTACGTCGAGGAAGCGCTGCTGTGGGGCAGCGCGAAGCCCAAGGACCGCACGCAGTCCTCGCACCACCACCACCCGGCGTCCGCGGACGGCCACGCGGTGGCCCCGGCGCCTCGCGCGCGCATCCTGCTGGTGGACGACAACCGGGACATGCGCGACTACATCCAGCGCGTGCTCTCCCCCGAGTACGACGTGGAGGTGGCGACGGACGGCCAGAAGGGCCTGGAGGCCGCGCTGACCCGGCCGCCGGACCTGGTGCTGTCGGACGTGATGATGCCGAAGCTGGACGGCATGGGGCTCTTGAGGGCCCTGCGCGCCGCGCCCACCACCCGCGAGCTGCCCATCCTGCTCTTGTCCGCGAAGGCTGGAGAAGAGGCCACGGTGCAGGGCCTGGCGTCCGGCGCGGACGACTACCTGGTGAAGCCCTTCTCCGCGGGCGAGTTGCTCGCGCGCATCGCGTCCAACCTGAAGCTCGCGAGGATGCGCGGAGAGATGGCCAACGAGCGCGCCCGCGCGGAGAACCTGACGGCGGCCCTGCGCGCCCGCGACGACTTCCTCTCCGTGGCGGCGCACGAGCTGCGCACGCCCCTGGCGGCCTTCCAGCTGCACCTGGAGCTGGTGGAGCGCGGCCTGGGCAAGGACGCCCCGCCCAAGGCGCTGGAGCGCCTGAAGCAGGCCCGCTCGTTCATCCGCCGGCTGGCGATGCTCGTGGACGTGCTGATGGACGTGTCGCAGATCACCAGCGGCCGGCTGAAGATCACCCGCACGGACGTGGACCTGGGAGATTTGCTGGTGGAGGTGACGCGCTTCGCGGAGGAAGAAGCGCGCCGCGACGGCACGCCGCTCACCGTGGACGTGAAGGGGCCGGTGATGGGCACCTTCGATCCGTCACGCATCTCGCAGGTGGTGCACAACCTGGTCGCCAACGCGCTGAAGTTCGGCCGGGGCCGTCCGGTGGACGTGTCGCTGCAGCCGGATGGCGAGGTCGTGCGCCTGTCCGTGGTGGACCACGGCATCGGCATCAAGCCAGAGGACCGCGAGCGCATCTTCGACCGCTTCGAGCGCGCCGTGTCCACGCACCACTACGGCGGCCTGGGCCTGGGGCTCTGGGTGTCACGCCAGGTGGTGGAAGCGCACCAGGGCCGCATCGACGTGGAGGACACGCCGGGCGGCGGCACCACCTTCCGCGTGACGCTGCCCCTGAGGGACCCGCCGGTGGACGTGGCCAGCCCGCTGGCCAGCTGA